A genomic segment from Aegilops tauschii subsp. strangulata cultivar AL8/78 chromosome 1, Aet v6.0, whole genome shotgun sequence encodes:
- the LOC109767277 gene encoding uncharacterized protein encodes MDAAASAAVAAAKEAALAASAAASAAAKQAAVAASTAVEAAAAKEAALVASAAASAAAKEAAAAAATATEAAVKASAASLNAKEAADAAAATGEAATVAIQASKKRKFHLIDGDDDDLISRLPDAVLGSIVSLLPTKEGARTQVLSRRWRPLWLSGSAPLNLVVDSELKTIGLVSKILSEHPGPARCFSLRLHIDDCSQALYSLEELELAPNLLFAKTEKLCLLPSSVHRFSSTLRVAKFHGFHFPDLIVQLSLKFPGLEQLTLASVTISEDALQTPEHALWLPCLGKPRAEGKFGHCSPLHQLPDH; translated from the coding sequence ATGGATGCGGCGGCCTCAGCCGCTGTCGCGGCAGCCAAGGAGGCGGCTCTGGCCGCATCTGCCGCGGCATCTGCGGCTGCCAAGCAGGCGGCAGTGGCAGCTTCGACTGCGGTGGAGGCGGCGGCTGCCAAGGAGGCGGCGCTGGTCGCGTCTGCTGCCGCATCGGCTGCCGCGaaggaggcagcggcggcggctgcgaCCGCGACGGAGGCGGCCGTGAAGGCTTCGGCTGCGTCCTTAAATGCGAAGGAGGCAGCGGATgcggcggcggccacaggggaggCCGCGACGGTGGCGATTCAGGCTTCCAAGAAGCGGAAGTTCCATCTTATCGACGGCGACGACGATGATCTCATCAGCCGCCTCCCCGACGCCGTCCTCGGCAGCATCGTGTctcttctccccaccaaggaagGTGCCCGCACGCAGGTCCTCTCCCGCCGGTGGCGTCCGCTCTGGCTCTCCGGCTCCGCTCCTCTGAACCTCGTGGTGGACTCTGAACTCAAGACCATCGGCTTGGTTTCAAAGATCCTCTCCGAGCATCCTGGACCCGCGCGCTGCTTCTCGCTCCGCCTCCACATCGACGACTGCTCCCAGGCGCTGTACAGCCTGGAGGAGCTCGAGCTCGCCCCCAATCTCTTGTTCGCCAAGACGGAGAAGTTGTGCCTGCTGCCATCGTCCGTGCACCGCTTCTCGTCCACGCTCCGCGTGGCCAAATTCCACGGCTTCCATTTCCCCGACTTGATTGTGCAGCTGTCCCTCAAGTTTCCGGGCCTCGAGCAGCTGACCCTGGCTAGCGTCACCATCTCAGAGGACGCCCTCCAGACTCCAGAGCATGCTCTCTGGCTGCCCTGCCTTGGAAAGCCTCGAGCTGAAGGAAAATTCGGGCATTGCTCGCCTCTGCATCAGCTCCCAGACCATTAG